Proteins from a genomic interval of Lycium ferocissimum isolate CSIRO_LF1 chromosome 2, AGI_CSIRO_Lferr_CH_V1, whole genome shotgun sequence:
- the LOC132046739 gene encoding LRR receptor-like serine/threonine-protein kinase HSL2 yields the protein MESITIQFVLLIKLFLFIIPASSSSRDIAILLRVKSGQLGDPNELLSNWNESAANSPCNWTGITCDKKTGQVVSIDFESFGISGHFPADFCRISTLQKLNLGDNNFGDSISSDSWSLCSHLHVLNLSSNFFVGQLPEFITKFDNLTFLDVNSNNFSGDIPASLGRLPKLQDLNLANNLLNGSIPEFLFNLTELNTLVIAQNPFKPSLLPFSIGRLGKLRVFYARSANLIGNIPDSIRYLKSIQNFDVANNNLSGKIPESIGELKSVQQIELFANHFSGELPDKFSGLGSLFRFDASQNNLTGKIPGTLARLPLVSLNLNDNNLEGEILESLGLNPNLSQFKLFNNSFSGTLPHNFGVNSDLDEFDVSGNNLEGSLPPNLCSRKKLRILNLFDNKFNGSIPESYGECNSLTYVRMYNNQFSGELPTGFWGFAGYTFLELRYNNFQGSIPASISNARGLTQFLISGNKFSGELPEEICKLEKVVIMDISKNQLSGELPSCITRLKTLQKLDLSENRITGQLPKSVSTWNDLTELNLANNQLTGEIPGELGMLPVLTYLDLAGNLFSGEIPSELSKLKLNKFNVSNNRLEGKVPLGFDNDFFISGLKGNPDLCSPDLKTLPQCPRSKSVSLYLVCILSAFAFILVGSLVWVLLKLLPRSKRRSVWRITAFQRVGFTEGDLLASLTDDNLIGAGGSGRVYRVRLKNGNMVAVKKLWETKRERESEEVFRSEVETLGRVRHGNIVKLLYSGIGDDFRILVYEYMENGSLGDALHGEKGGELLDWPRRFAIAVGAAQGLAYLHHDSVPAIVHRDVKSNNILLDEDFKPKVADFGLAKVMQRDTEESDQAMSHVAGSYGYIAPEYAYTLKITEKSDVYSFGVVLLELITGKRPNDSSFGENKDIVKWALEVATSSKKNDGTGHVTGSSGILDLNQLVDQRMNPTASNYEEIKNVFDVALLCTSAIPINRPSMRIVVELLKDSPFARSKSIR from the exons ATGGAGTCCATCACTATCCAATTTGTACTACTCATAAAATTGTTTCTGTTCATTATTCCGGCTAGTTCATCTAGCCGGGATATAGCCATTTTACTCAGGGTTAAGTCAGGTCAGCTTGGTGACCCAAATGAATTGTTATCCAATTGGAATGAATCTGCTGCAAATTCACCTTGTAACTGGACAGGCATTACATGTGACAAAAAAACAGGTCAGGTTGTATCCATTGATTTCGAAAGTTTTGGAATCTCAGGTCATTTTCCGGCTGACTTTTGTCGGATTTCAACTTTACAGAAACTCAATCTTGGTGATAACAACTTTGGTGATTCTATTTCATCTGATTCTTGGTCCCTCTGTTCACATCTACATGTTTTgaatctttcttcaaatttctttgtTGGTCAGTTACCTGAGTTTATTACCAAATTTGACAACTTGACCTTTCTTGAtgttaattcaaataatttctcTGGTGATATTCCAGCGAGTTTAGGCAGGTTACCCAAATTACAAGACCTCAACTTAGCCAACAATCTCCTTAATGGTTCAATACCTGAGTTCTTGTTTAATCTTACCGAGTTGAATACATTGGTAATTGCTCAAAATCCGTTTAAACCAAGTTTATTACCTTTCTCAATTGGTCGACTTGGTAAACTTAGAGTTTTCTATGCTCGGTCTGCGAATCTTATTGGGAATATTCCAGATTCCATTAGATACCTGAAATCTATTCAGAATTTTGATGTGGCAAACAACAATCTCTCTGGAAAGATTCCAGAAAGCATTGGAGAACTTAAAAGTGTACAGCAAATAGAGCTCTTTGCAAACCATTTTTCAGGTGAATTGCCAGACAAGTTTTCAGGTCTTGGTTCTTTGTTCAGGTTTGACGCTTCACAGAATAATCTCACTGGTAAAATACCTGGTACCCTTGCCCGTTTGCCCCTGGTATCTCTTAATCTCAATGATAACAATTTAGAAGGCGAGATCTTAGAAAGTTTAGGTCTTAATCCAAATCTTAGTCAGTTTAAGCTGTTTAACAACAGTTTTTCAGGTACTTTACCTCATAATTTTGGTGTAAATTCAGATTTGGATGAGTTTGATGTCTCTGGTAACAATCTAGAAGGTTCTTTGCCGCCTAATCTTTGTTCCAGAAAGAAACTTAGGATTTTGAACCTGTTTGATAATAAGTTCAATGGGTCAATCCCAGAATCCTATGGAGAGTGTAATTCACTAACTTATGTGCGTATGTATAACAACCAATTCTCTGGGGAATTACCAACTGGTTTCTGGGGGTTTGCTGGATATACATTTCTTGAACTGAGGTACAATAACTTTCAAGGTTCAATTCCTGCTTCAATCTCCAATGCTCGAGGCCTAACACAATTTCTCATATCTGGGAACAAATTCTCGGGGGAATTGCCAGAAGAAATATGCAAATTGGAAAAGGTTGTGATCATGGACATAAGCAAGAATCAATTATCAGGGGAGTTGCCTTCATGTATCACAAGATTGAAAACGTTACAAAAGCTTGATCTTTCAGAAAATAGGATCACGGGTCAACTTCCCAAGTCAGTTAGTACTTGGAATGACTTGACTGAATTGAATTTAGCTAACAATCAATTGACAGGTGAAATTCCTGGTGAGCTTGGGATGTTACCGGTCTTAACCTATTTAGACCTCGCTGGTAACTTGTTTTCAGGCGAAATTCCGTCTGAGCTGAGCAAGCTCAAGCTCAACAAATTCAATGTATCAAATAACAGGCTTGAAGGGAAAGTGCCACTTGGGTTCGATAATGATTTTTTCATCTCGGGTTTAAAGGGCAACCCGGATCTTTGTAGTCCGGATCTTAAAACTCTGCCCCAATGCCCAAGATCCAAAAGTGTAAGCTTGTATTTGGTGTGTATTTTATCAGCTTTTGCCTTCATACTTGTTGGGTCACTTGTTTGGGTCTTACTCAAGCTGCTACCCCGTAGCAAGCGCAGAAGTGTATGGAGAATTACAGCATTCCAACGGGTTGGGTTCACAGAGGGAGACTTGTTAGCTTCACTGACAGATGACAATCTCATTGGGGCTGGTGGGTCGGGTCGGGTATACCGGGTCAGACTGAAAAACGGGAATATGGTCGCAGTGAAGAAGCTTTGGGAAACTAAACGGGAAAGAGAATCCGAGGAGGTGTTCAGGTCAGAAGTGGAGACATTAGGGAGAGTCCGGCACGGAAACATAGTGAAATTATTGTATAGTGGCATTGGTGATGACTTCAGGATATTGGTGTATGAATACATGGAGAATGGGAGCTTAGGAGATGCATTACATGGGGAAAAAGGTGGCGAGCTTTTGGATTGGCCAAGGAGATTTGCCATAGCAGTTGGAGCAGCTCAAGGATTGGCCTATTTGCACCATGATTCTGTGCCTGCAATAGTGCACAGAGATGTTAAGTCTAATAACATTTTGTTGGATGAGGATTTCAAGCCAAAAGTGGCTGATTTTGGGCTGGCTAAGGTAATGCAACGGGATACTGAGGAGAGTGATCAAGCCATGTCCCACGTTGCTGGTTCGTACGGCTACATTGCACCTG AATATGCATACACTCTGAAGATTACCGAGAAGAGTGACGTTTATAGCTTTGGTGTGGTATTGTTGGAACTAATAACCGGTAAAAGGCCTAATGACTCCTCTTTTGGTGAGAACAAGGACATTGTCAAGTGGGCTTTAGAGGTTGCAACGTCGTCTAAGAAAAACGATGGAACTGGCCATGTTACGGGATCAAGTGGTATACTTGATTTGAACCAGCTAGTCGACCAGAGAATGAATCCAACTGCAAGCAATTACGAAGAGATTAAAAATGTTTTTGATGTGGCTTTGCTTTGCACTTCAGCAATTCCCATTAATAGGCCCTCCATGAGAATAGTTGTTGAATTGCTTAAGGATAGCCCCTTTGCTCGTTCTAAATCAATCCGATAG
- the LOC132046742 gene encoding cytochrome c oxidase subunit 6a, mitochondrial, translating into MATAMFRSSVRYALRGPRVTPASKRTFASHSSVHEEAREAAKWEKITYAGIVGCTILAVINLSKGHPHSDEPPAYPYMHIRNKEFPWGPDGLFEVKHH; encoded by the exons ATGGCGACGGCGATGTTCAGATCTAGTGTTCGCTACGCCCTACGTGGGCCACGTGTAACGCCGGCTTCTAAGAGGACTTTCGCTTCTCACTCATCTGTTCATGAAGAGGCCC GGGAAGCAGCTAAGTGGGAGAAAATTACTTACGCTGGAATAGTTGGATGCACTATTCTTGCGGTGATTAATCTCTCCAAGGGTCATCCTCACAGTGACGAGCCTCCT GCTTACCCATACATGCATATTCGCAACAAGGAGTTTCCATGGG GTCCAGATGGCCTTTTTGAGGTCAAGCACCACTGA
- the LOC132047868 gene encoding agamous-like MADS-box protein AGL29 translates to MEMKFVESKNARCVAFSKRKKSLFKIVDGLSTMSGANIGALLFSPSGKAYSHSSTSIEEIIDKYLEWKRDNSQIDDQANVDKSNVFHAFDDLREELQVLNEQEKSRKMRYKILHPGAEIPHDKHRSEQLVAIKLRLDELIKEAKSCVLAERLKFDLNVVLGPDEGESSRIH, encoded by the coding sequence atggaaatgaagttcgttgagtctaAAAATGCACGTTGTGTTgctttttcaaaaagaaaaaagagtttgTTCAAAATTGTAGATGGGCTTTCAACTATGTCCGGTGCAAATATTGGTGCTCTTCTCTTTTCACCTAGTGGAAAAGCATATTCCCATAGCTCCACTAGtatagaagaaataatagataAATATCTTGAATGGAAACGAGATAATTCCCAAATTGACGATCAAGCTAATGTGGACAAATCAAATGTCTTTCACGCATTTGATGATCTCCGTGAAGAATTACAAGTACTGAATGAGCAGGAAAAAAGCCGAAAAATGAGGTATAAGATCTTGCACCCAGGTGCAGAAATACCGCATGATAAACACAGATCAGAGCAGTTGGTGGCAATCAAGCTACGATTGGACGAACTTATAAAAGAAGCAAAAAGTTGTGTGTTGGCTGAACGTctcaaatttgatttgaatgtTGTTCTTGGGCCAGATGAGGGAGAGAGCTCTAGAATTCACTGA
- the LOC132048310 gene encoding EPIDERMAL PATTERNING FACTOR-like protein 2 produces the protein MGWTQNFICRQTLHSLTVPFLLLMLCLSQLTFKAKGRNLLDTQGHDQTESEKKAILRSQIGSRPPRCDKRCGSCGHCEAIQVPTNPQITNGNKNHTIINNNNNASNNIAYARDDDNLNYKPLSWKCKCGNLIFNP, from the exons atgggTTGGACTCAGAATTTCATATGTCGTCAAACACTTCACAGTCTTACAGTTCCATTTCTCCTTCTTATGCTTTGCTTATCCCAGCTAACATTCAAGGCTAAAG GTAGAAATTTGCTTGATACTCAGGGTCATGACCAG ACAGAGAGCGAAAAGAAAGCAATTTTGAGATCACAAATTGGGTCGAGGCCACCTAGGTGTGACAAAAGATGTGGTTCTTGCGGACACTGTGAAGCTATCCAGGTTCCAACAAACCCCCAAATTACAAATGGAAATAAGAACCACaccattatcaacaacaacaacaacgcctCCAACAACATTGCTTATGCCAGGGACGATGACAACTTAAACTACAAGCCTCTAAGCTGGAAATGCAAATGCGGGAATCTTATCTTCAACCCTTAA